From the genome of Flavobacteriales bacterium:
AGGTGTACTCCGAGCGTAATCTCTATCTCAGCCGTTAGAGAATGAGCAATGATCAGTGATGAAGGATGAATGGAAGGGCTAAGAAGACTTTCTGCCTCTAGAATCCATTCATCATTCAAAATTCATCATTCTTAATGGACATTGTAACTTCGTGGTATGGCCGGTGTAGTCAGACTCGTATTGATCTTCTTTTTATTCATGCTCCTAGCCCGTCTGGTGAGGAGATTCGTCTTTCCATTGATCTTCCGAAAGGCCACTGAGCGTATGCGTAGGGATATGGAAGAACGCATGCGTGCCCAGCGCGATATGCAGGATACCCGGGAAGAAGGCGAGATACGTGTCGAAAAAGGTAATTCCAGAGCCTCTGATACCTCACAGGTAGAGGAAGGGGAATATGTGGATTACGAGGAGGTGGAGTAAGGTCCTTATTCCCGATTTTTCCCTATCTTACGAGGAGTCCAATCTCCTTAAACC
Proteins encoded in this window:
- a CDS encoding DUF4834 family protein; the encoded protein is MAGVVRLVLIFFLFMLLARLVRRFVFPLIFRKATERMRRDMEERMRAQRDMQDTREEGEIRVEKGNSRASDTSQVEEGEYVDYEEVE